One stretch of Pyrenophora tritici-repentis strain M4 chromosome 4, whole genome shotgun sequence DNA includes these proteins:
- a CDS encoding ComEC, membrane metal-binding protein, whose protein sequence is MLVITPTATTTPVFTAASTNIATAAPTLPILAIHSVLAALAIPAAPAVLAAPALANYAPTISALTALTPAAFTLNAPTPTVTALIAATLNALALTAIALATLAILATTTLLPLLLLLFLLLLLLRLLLLRPALATLTPTALTPPHSAILPITASALATSSISTIPVLLAALAFPAVPAVSTALFCPLPPTPPPPAVTAVSAAATAPLVAALTTLATFAFLAALNIFAINPTASVLAAPDTLTISTVLTLSLVLLIYTSGYCYCYCYSPTFAILATLTVLTILAVLTILAVLIILAASAVLTILAVLVVLAASAVLTILAVLVVLAASAVLTILAVLVVLAASAVLSTLTALTILAVPAVLAIATINLIVNSLAVRPFLALPLLLLLSSQSSQSP, encoded by the exons atgctcgttattactcctacggctactactacacctgtgtttactgccgcttctacaaatatcgccactgcggcccctacgcttcctattcttgctatccactccgtccttgctgctctcgccattccagctgctcctgctgtcctcgctgctcctgctctcgctaattacgctcctactatttccgcccttactgctcttactcctgcagcttttactcttaatgcgcctactcctacggttactgctcttattgctgctactcttaatgctctagctctcactgctattgctctcgctactctcgctattcttgctactactact ctcctacccttgctactcctgctattcttactgctcctgctcctacggctcttacttctacgtcctgctcttgctactcttactcctaccgctcttactcctccgcattccgcaatcctccctattactgcttctgctctcgccacttcctctatctctactatccccgtccttcttgctgctctcgctttccccgctgttcccgctgtctctactgctctcttctgccccttacctcctacgcctcctccacctgcggtaactgcggtttcggcggccgctaccgctcctcttgtcgctgctcttactaccctcgctactttcgctttccttgctgctcttaatatcttcgctatcaatcctacggcttctgttctcgctgctcctgatactcttactatctctactgtccttactttgtcccttgtcctt cttatatacacctccggctactgctattgctactgctactctcctactttcgctatcctcgctactcttactgtccttactatcctcgctgttcttactatcctcgctgtcctcattatcctcgctgcttccgctgtccttacaatcctcgctgtcctcgttgtcctcgctgcttccgctgtccttacaatcctcgctgtcctcgttgtcctcgctgcttccgctgtccttacaatcctcgctgtcctcgttgtcctcgctgcttccgctgtcctttctacccttactgcccttactatcctcgctgttcccgctgtccttgcaatcgctacaattaacttaatagttaattcccttgccgttcgcccctttcttgcgctgcccttgttgctcttactgtcctcgcaatcatcgcaatcaccttaa